In [Phormidium] sp. ETS-05, the genomic window CTTCGGTTGCCTGTTAACTTTATCATAAACCTTTGCGTGCCCATCTGTACCCACCTCCGGGCACTGCCATGTCGGAAAGGTCGGCACTTGTCCCCGACAACCGGCCAGAAAAAGGCCGGATATGTCGGATATGCCGGGTATAATATGGGCGATCGTCAATAGCACCGACCAGTCTCAATGGACATTAAAGAAATCTTAAAACTTGCAGACGCGCTGATTCTGGCCAAAACGGGAAAACACCTGGACTATCTGCAAGAAGCCATCCTGCGGGGAACAGTGCAGGGTCAGACCTACAAGCAAATAGCCGAGGAAACCTATATGAGTGAAGGCCATGTCAAGGATGTGGGGTCAGAACTTTGGAAAATCTTCTCCGAGAGGCTGGGTATAGACATTACTAAATCGAATTTTCGAGCTATATTAAACAGCGATAATATTTACAATATATATCTCCCAAGTATATGCCGTGATGGGATAACAATTAACAACATCAACATCTACCCAGCAGCTCCAGCCAATCCCCCCAGCAACACCCCCCAGGAAACCCCCAAGCAACTCCATCTCGAATTAGGCGATGCTCCGGAAATTTCTAACTTTTACGGACGCCAGTTAGAACTGGCTACCCTCCAACATTGGATCACAGACGTCTGTTGTCGCCTCATCACACTTTTGGGCATCAGCGGTATGGGCAAAACTGCTCTAGCCATTCGCCTCATCGAGTCCATTAAATCCCCGTTTGATTATATCATCTATCGCCGCCTCCGTTTCTCCCCAACTCTAGAGGCTACCCTCACTAATTTGTTGCCAATATTTTCCGACAAAGACCCTCCGCAGAGCCAAGAAGCCCAATTATCCCAACTTCTCAAGTAC contains:
- a CDS encoding AAA family ATPase → MDIKEILKLADALILAKTGKHLDYLQEAILRGTVQGQTYKQIAEETYMSEGHVKDVGSELWKIFSERLGIDITKSNFRAILNSDNIYNIYLPSICRDGITINNINIYPAAPANPPSNTPQETPKQLHLELGDAPEISNFYGRQLELATLQHWITDVCCRLITLLGISGMGKTALAIRLIESIKSPFDYIIYRRLRFSPTLEATLTNLLPIFSDKDPPQSQEAQLSQLLKYLRQYRCLILFDDVQMLFNSQQIAQPYKSGCENYQQFF